From one Microbacter margulisiae genomic stretch:
- a CDS encoding DeoR/GlpR family DNA-binding transcription regulator gives MLPNQRREKILELIREDGHAKVLDLSRIFKVTEVTIRQDLERIEKEGLIVREHGGAYLKDIDSNVRNFSLQNQQNLAEKMAIAQKAVEFIHDGNTIILDSGSTTTEIAKLLTGYQELTVITNALNIALILGAQMGINVVVTGGEFKAPTLSLTGEKAADFFQSLHVDKLFLATAGIALKSGLTYPGISDICVKRAMIESADEIYLVADSTKIGKSSFASLGALSLINYLITDSKIKPEDIEWLKNYDVQFIIAEATE, from the coding sequence ATGCTTCCAAACCAACGACGCGAAAAAATTTTAGAATTAATACGGGAAGATGGACATGCCAAGGTGTTGGATTTAAGTCGCATCTTTAAAGTAACAGAAGTAACTATCCGTCAGGATCTTGAAAGGATTGAGAAGGAAGGCTTGATTGTTCGTGAACATGGAGGAGCATATTTAAAAGATATTGATTCGAATGTCCGCAATTTTAGCTTGCAGAATCAGCAAAATCTTGCCGAAAAAATGGCTATCGCCCAAAAAGCCGTTGAATTTATCCACGATGGCAATACGATTATTCTTGATTCCGGTTCCACTACTACAGAAATAGCTAAATTACTGACCGGATATCAGGAATTAACCGTTATAACCAATGCTCTTAATATCGCTTTAATATTAGGCGCTCAAATGGGGATCAATGTTGTAGTTACAGGTGGTGAGTTCAAAGCACCTACTCTTTCATTGACAGGAGAGAAAGCTGCAGATTTTTTCCAAAGCTTACATGTTGACAAATTATTCCTTGCTACAGCCGGAATAGCCCTAAAATCGGGGCTAACTTATCCTGGTATCAGCGATATTTGCGTCAAAAGAGCTATGATTGAGTCAGCGGATGAGATATATCTTGTGGCAGATTCTACTAAAATTGGGAAGAGTTCATTTGCCAGTCTCGGTGCTTTATCTCTTATTAATTATCTTATCACTGATTCTAAAATTAAGCCTGAAGATATTGAGTGGTTAAAAAATTATGATGTGCAATTTATTATTGCCGAAGCCACAGAATAA
- a CDS encoding P-II family nitrogen regulator yields the protein MKEIKAIIRKSKFEDVKEALYEAGIEWFSYWDITGLGKSTEEQVVRGQIFQSNYIQRHMLSIVVRDQNLEKTVNAIMNAARTGDMGDGKIFVSDIESSYRIRTGESGPEALYNKEKEE from the coding sequence ATGAAAGAGATTAAGGCGATTATTCGCAAATCAAAATTCGAAGATGTCAAAGAGGCTTTGTATGAAGCAGGGATCGAGTGGTTTTCCTACTGGGATATTACGGGTTTGGGGAAATCGACGGAAGAACAAGTAGTGAGAGGACAGATTTTTCAGTCCAATTACATACAACGGCACATGCTGTCGATTGTTGTACGCGACCAGAATTTGGAAAAGACCGTAAATGCTATTATGAATGCGGCTCGTACAGGGGACATGGGGGATGGAAAAATCTTTGTGTCGGATATTGAATCATCCTACCGTATCCGCACGGGCGAAAGTGGTCCTGAGGCATTATACAATAAAGAAAAGGAAGAATAA
- a CDS encoding ammonium transporter encodes MKKISIAIMALLTLTSLPAMAQGTSAGTAVAPTINTGDTAWMIVATALVMLMTIPGLALFYGGLVRRKNVLNVLMQCFVITAVISIEWVACGYSLAFGSSSGALAPFIGGFQWSFLHGIHIGDLSPYFISHSQPSGEVVNGVPVMIGTIPHIVFILFQMMFAVITPALIIGAFAERIKFKGFVVFSLLWALFIYNPIAHWVWSSNGWLAKLGALDFAGGTVVHINAGIAALVMALMLGKRRDYQGHAIPPHNIPFVAIGAALLWFGWFGFNAGSGLAADSLAGSAFLATHIATAAAALTWMLLDWIIGKKPTLVGIATGAVAGLVAITPASGFVDVTGALIIGAVVSLVCFFMVAYVKPKLGYDDTLDAFGVHGIGGIVGAIFTGLLATPAIQAAYSGAFYGNPHQLIVQLIAVLSTIVYTSIGTFILFKIVDKIFGLRANDKEEALGMDESMHGETAYTTFD; translated from the coding sequence ATGAAAAAAATAAGTATAGCAATTATGGCTCTTTTGACTTTGACGAGTTTGCCTGCAATGGCACAAGGCACTTCCGCGGGTACTGCTGTGGCGCCTACCATTAATACCGGAGATACTGCATGGATGATTGTAGCCACTGCTTTGGTGATGTTAATGACCATACCTGGGTTGGCTCTCTTTTACGGGGGGTTGGTTCGTCGTAAAAACGTATTAAATGTACTGATGCAATGTTTTGTTATTACTGCTGTTATTAGTATCGAATGGGTAGCCTGTGGTTATAGTCTTGCCTTTGGAAGTTCGAGTGGCGCATTAGCACCTTTTATTGGTGGATTTCAATGGTCGTTTTTACACGGAATTCATATTGGCGATTTAAGCCCATATTTTATTTCCCATTCGCAACCAAGCGGAGAAGTAGTCAACGGTGTTCCTGTAATGATAGGAACCATTCCTCACATTGTGTTTATCTTATTCCAGATGATGTTTGCTGTAATTACTCCAGCTTTAATTATTGGAGCCTTTGCTGAACGTATCAAATTTAAAGGCTTTGTAGTTTTTTCATTGCTGTGGGCACTATTTATTTACAATCCGATTGCCCACTGGGTATGGTCGTCGAATGGTTGGCTAGCAAAATTGGGTGCTCTTGATTTTGCAGGAGGAACAGTAGTGCATATTAATGCCGGCATTGCAGCTTTAGTCATGGCCCTGATGTTGGGTAAACGTCGGGACTACCAAGGGCATGCTATACCTCCACATAACATCCCTTTTGTAGCCATTGGAGCTGCCCTGCTGTGGTTTGGCTGGTTTGGATTCAATGCCGGTAGCGGATTGGCTGCTGATAGCCTGGCTGGAAGTGCATTCCTTGCAACTCATATTGCCACTGCTGCTGCTGCTTTAACATGGATGCTTCTGGATTGGATTATCGGCAAAAAGCCAACTCTTGTTGGTATTGCAACGGGAGCTGTTGCCGGATTAGTTGCCATTACCCCCGCTTCCGGATTTGTTGATGTCACGGGAGCGCTCATTATTGGAGCTGTCGTTTCATTGGTTTGTTTCTTTATGGTGGCCTACGTAAAACCAAAATTGGGGTACGACGATACTCTGGATGCCTTTGGCGTACATGGTATAGGTGGTATTGTAGGGGCAATATTTACAGGTTTATTAGCAACTCCTGCTATTCAGGCAGCTTATAGTGGTGCGTTTTACGGTAATCCTCACCAACTTATTGTCCAATTGATTGCGGTTCTATCGACGATAGTTTATACGTCAATAGGGACATTTATCCTCTTTAAAATTGTTGACAAAATTTTCGGATTACGTGCCAACGACAAAGAAGAAGCACTCGGCATGGACGAATCTATGCACGGAGAAACAGCTTATACAACATTTGATTGA
- a CDS encoding right-handed parallel beta-helix repeat-containing protein has protein sequence MQILPFFYTSCRRIAWVILLFFVIGGNSMLADTWDGTRNTSWSYSGSTLYINSSQDLAQMAYLVNHGTTTFAGQTIILNVDIDLNGSNYVWTPIGTSSNHSFYGVFNGQNHIISNVTVNSSSNDIGFFGYVTFTYWPTPTAAIQNLIITNATITGNAYVGGLVGYISGQVPITNCSVSGNVTASTESNNAYVGGLVGYYSLNNSVTMSGCSSSASVTSTNNNDYTGGLIGYVTSGSFTMTNCSATGAISGGDYTGGLIGRLSGQATISNCYATGNIGTSANNYIGGFLGYWDGGGSISSSYAAGNISGSNNYIGGFIGYEPTNNGSNISNCYAMGSVSGNQYAGGFCGYANGLTNTFCYATGSVIGSSNVGGFVGKTQNWVTNTSCYATGSVIGSSNANGYVGSCAGGTFSNCYFDTQGTGQTSGGYGSITGETTSQISSLSISGYTNVSGYYPQLTVFYNNANAVINGWSSLSAVPLNLNSTDNSNSVNYNFTAPLTSSGTASSTLTWGNQSPSGMLSFSNGSTAENVKLLNTGTVTFTATDANGYVKTFYVNINSIPTPSFWYKADFGTSTTTNGTGITQWNDQSGANNNATVLTTGTGTITYADNTINFNPSLAFTNVSRQMLTNSSASVKSFVVVTLPNISSSTTQHLGGLIGATTDNGIRVGATTSPYNWNGDVNGNDWVYGSNGTSWINGTSGTSSFTGWHIVTQTSSSSLNLQYYLGGYYFSPRPYWGNIAEVMAFAGSVTHQNSVETYLAIKYGITLGHDYIAGDGSTNVYAISGYANNIAGLGDDNTYGLNQKVSASNNLPSSTSSRIVMATTNDFTSSNLSGSRTSLTNGQYLIWGDNGNAISSSTWTTSGPYQIVNRTWKVQNTGNVGAVYFQIDLSGYPSSGAYAILVDNNTNFSSGGTEYPLTHISGTLYSTTIPFPSGTSYFTITGTVFHGAIYVRKGGYGRQDGSSWSNAMATVQKAVETSNSMVTKLPVYVAAGDYYQDPNYTTGDYAKYSNGNWNGWANTFVMRQGVNVYGAFPEFGNANNTNESGVAADTTMREPLSTHALYETILHAGPQGATTTDYRVLGPVYSITPIGGGGGFTTPTKWDGFDLTGANIPDNAGGGDDVCGAGAFTVANSTLSNCMVENNTVGSSSNDGAAVEMNGGTVLGCIIHNNNGTGNSSAGTINIRSGGSNVINCLIYNNHMYMAGGSMSINLYTSTSTPCYIINNTMSQNTVSTSSNGAEIHVFGGSGVCYFYNNAVWNGTASYTCVSGVTQANEQDNAWSNGYSGTLGTGSFVLNSSNTGTIAPYFVNPTTSAAADYRLQSSSSALWNKGSYSVSSLVPTTDIRGVFRDAIPDIGCYELASRLYYVNNATGTDAAGYGLNWSNPYKTLSYAISQYSQYDYPQIWVAAGNANYTPASGSSFLLNKNMSIYGGFAGNQATEYPTTLSMISTILNHRNLKVHQTTLAGNSSATVVGPASNYASVGSIAALLDGFTITGATTGNFAVVTPTDTVKVENCKIINNSGGGLSLGSTSKAINLLVADNSGVGINFAGASAKVVNATITNNTGAAIACSDGSNTVANSIVWNNYNNFSGSTAPAVTYSAGSSNYGSMTWSSGTGDIDLLQRSPNFKNPKNNNILNRNYELLLISPCLGNGSVAANPLTIDANGNPRTYNSTIDMGAFEKWDGVTVNGSTLSDIRTGTSYTPATLAAAAKDSLEICVTPGTNFAMGNASIDTHWLELMQDTVSTHLAAQLSIGTLTADSVLYVRRFSKTLPGADGSLGIWTFLGLPLTTASLSSLDGAVDENTVRIEGYSENARAVNGVGYAWASARLTADSTMRAGKGYALSFNQKVPQNDIGQTVIFPSPSQVTFNETASPVTQNMTLAETPSGTPSPLWYNCGWNLIANPLPQSSVISTMWNSSSSSYYGAVYVYKPYTDSYNVVPASDIIAATANSTIAPGQAFFVQTDVNGATTAFQSTSASNPVLQSVAYSRPAMAAAATTTTKPATFQFHITGGGDYSNTYVIFDSRAHTAMEPMEDNPTMGGISGDPALQLSTTATGSSMPLAINRLPFSGSSMTVPLQLYAPKAGSYTITMPQSDTIAKTVLLEDSLGNMHNLSTGGYTFSTAQDGLSLNYILVFGSTALSATKADKGVSVIQDHRQVWVTSVSSMQQVMLVGENGQICYSSNPMATQVSLQLPQTPALYLLKIVTAQGVVTKKLVSW, from the coding sequence ATGCAAATATTGCCTTTTTTTTATACGTCATGCCGCCGAATTGCGTGGGTAATTCTTTTATTCTTTGTTATTGGGGGTAATAGTATGTTAGCTGATACGTGGGATGGAACAAGAAATACCTCATGGTCTTATTCAGGCTCTACGCTATATATTAATTCTTCCCAGGACCTAGCTCAGATGGCATATCTGGTGAATCATGGCACAACAACATTTGCAGGCCAAACTATTATTTTGAATGTAGATATAGACTTAAACGGAAGTAATTACGTATGGACTCCTATAGGAACTTCGAGTAATCATTCATTCTATGGAGTATTTAACGGTCAAAATCATATTATTTCAAATGTGACAGTGAATTCTTCATCTAATGATATTGGTTTTTTTGGGTATGTCACGTTTACGTATTGGCCAACTCCAACAGCGGCCATACAAAATCTTATCATTACTAATGCAACTATTACAGGAAATGCTTATGTTGGGGGATTGGTTGGTTATATTTCTGGGCAAGTACCTATAACTAATTGTTCAGTTTCTGGTAACGTGACAGCTTCAACAGAAAGTAATAACGCTTATGTTGGGGGATTGGTTGGCTATTATAGCCTGAATAACAGCGTGACTATGAGTGGTTGTTCTTCTTCAGCCAGTGTAACTAGTACTAATAATAATGATTATACAGGAGGCTTAATAGGGTATGTTACTTCGGGAAGTTTTACCATGACAAACTGTAGTGCTACAGGTGCCATTTCAGGAGGAGACTATACAGGAGGGTTAATCGGGCGATTGTCAGGACAAGCAACTATCAGTAATTGTTATGCTACTGGAAATATTGGGACTTCAGCTAATAACTACATAGGAGGATTCTTGGGTTATTGGGATGGAGGAGGCAGTATTTCTAGCTCATATGCTGCGGGAAATATTTCTGGATCCAATAACTATATAGGTGGTTTTATTGGCTATGAACCAACTAATAATGGGTCTAATATTTCAAATTGTTATGCAATGGGAAGTGTTTCTGGTAATCAATATGCGGGGGGATTTTGTGGATATGCCAATGGTCTTACAAATACCTTTTGTTATGCTACAGGTAGTGTTATTGGTAGCTCTAATGTAGGTGGATTTGTTGGTAAAACCCAAAATTGGGTTACAAATACTTCTTGTTATGCTACAGGTAGTGTTATTGGGAGTTCTAATGCAAATGGTTATGTTGGGAGCTGTGCGGGTGGTACTTTTTCTAATTGTTATTTTGACACTCAAGGTACCGGACAAACATCTGGTGGATATGGTAGTATCACAGGAGAGACAACTTCACAAATAAGTTCTTTATCTATATCCGGCTATACCAATGTAAGCGGCTATTACCCTCAGCTAACGGTGTTTTACAACAACGCAAATGCAGTTATTAATGGGTGGTCATCTCTTTCAGCAGTTCCTCTTAATCTAAACAGTACCGATAACAGTAATAGTGTGAATTATAACTTCACGGCACCGTTAACATCATCCGGCACTGCCAGTAGTACATTGACATGGGGAAACCAGTCTCCTTCGGGCATGCTCTCTTTTTCCAATGGAAGCACAGCAGAAAATGTAAAGTTACTCAATACGGGGACTGTTACTTTTACTGCCACTGATGCCAATGGCTATGTAAAAACGTTTTATGTCAATATCAATAGTATTCCCACACCATCTTTCTGGTATAAGGCTGATTTCGGAACCAGTACGACGACGAATGGTACAGGAATCACCCAATGGAACGACCAGTCAGGAGCAAACAATAATGCCACTGTTTTGACAACAGGAACAGGAACAATTACCTATGCCGACAATACCATCAACTTTAACCCTTCACTTGCTTTTACAAATGTAAGTCGGCAAATGTTGACCAACTCCAGTGCCAGTGTAAAATCATTTGTTGTTGTTACCCTTCCCAATATCTCATCATCTACCACACAACATCTTGGTGGTCTTATTGGAGCTACCACTGATAATGGAATACGGGTAGGGGCCACAACTTCCCCTTACAACTGGAACGGAGATGTTAATGGGAATGATTGGGTATACGGAAGCAATGGAACAAGCTGGATCAATGGAACAAGCGGAACTTCTTCATTTACAGGATGGCACATCGTCACCCAAACCAGTAGTTCGTCCTTGAATTTGCAATATTATTTGGGAGGTTATTATTTTTCACCACGTCCTTACTGGGGAAATATTGCCGAGGTTATGGCCTTTGCAGGCTCTGTAACACATCAAAACAGCGTGGAAACCTATTTGGCAATTAAATATGGCATTACGCTTGGTCATGATTACATCGCCGGGGATGGATCAACAAACGTCTATGCTATTTCGGGGTATGCCAATAATATTGCCGGCTTAGGGGATGACAATACCTATGGACTGAACCAGAAAGTATCTGCAAGTAACAATCTCCCATCCAGCACATCATCGCGTATTGTGATGGCAACCACCAATGATTTTACTTCCAGCAACCTTTCCGGCAGCAGAACCTCCCTGACTAACGGACAATACCTGATTTGGGGAGATAACGGCAACGCCATCAGTAGTAGTACTTGGACAACTTCAGGTCCTTACCAGATTGTCAACCGGACATGGAAAGTACAAAATACCGGAAACGTAGGAGCCGTTTATTTTCAGATCGATCTCAGCGGTTATCCTTCATCCGGTGCTTATGCCATTTTAGTAGACAACAATACTAATTTTAGCAGTGGAGGAACAGAATATCCTTTGACTCATATTTCAGGAACACTATATAGCACCACGATTCCTTTCCCGTCAGGCACCTCCTATTTCACCATAACCGGTACTGTTTTTCATGGAGCCATTTATGTACGAAAAGGAGGTTATGGCAGACAAGATGGATCTTCCTGGTCAAATGCAATGGCTACAGTTCAGAAAGCGGTTGAAACATCGAACTCGATGGTTACAAAGTTGCCTGTCTATGTTGCAGCAGGAGACTATTATCAGGATCCAAATTACACTACAGGTGATTATGCAAAATATTCGAATGGCAATTGGAATGGTTGGGCAAATACGTTTGTAATGCGTCAAGGGGTGAACGTGTATGGAGCTTTCCCGGAATTCGGTAATGCCAATAACACAAATGAGAGCGGCGTTGCTGCCGATACTACCATGCGAGAGCCGTTAAGTACGCATGCTCTTTACGAAACCATTTTACACGCAGGACCTCAGGGAGCAACCACTACCGATTACCGTGTATTGGGACCGGTATATTCTATTACCCCAATAGGTGGGGGAGGCGGATTTACCACTCCTACCAAATGGGATGGATTTGACCTGACCGGAGCGAATATCCCCGATAATGCCGGTGGAGGTGATGATGTCTGCGGTGCAGGTGCATTTACGGTTGCCAATAGCACTTTATCCAATTGCATGGTTGAAAATAATACTGTTGGCAGTAGTTCTAATGATGGAGCAGCAGTTGAAATGAATGGGGGAACTGTTTTGGGGTGTATAATACATAATAATAATGGGACTGGTAATAGTTCTGCCGGCACAATCAATATTCGATCCGGAGGATCAAATGTAATTAACTGCCTAATATACAATAATCATATGTATATGGCCGGAGGCAGTATGTCTATTAATTTATATACGAGCACATCTACACCGTGTTATATTATTAATAACACCATGTCGCAAAACACAGTGTCTACTTCGAGTAATGGCGCTGAAATTCATGTGTTTGGAGGTAGTGGTGTATGCTACTTTTACAATAATGCCGTTTGGAATGGAACAGCTTCCTACACATGTGTATCTGGAGTAACACAAGCTAATGAACAAGACAATGCATGGTCTAACGGATACAGTGGAACTTTAGGTACAGGTAGTTTTGTGCTGAATAGTTCAAACACTGGAACAATCGCACCTTATTTTGTAAATCCAACCACAAGTGCAGCAGCGGATTATCGGTTACAAAGCTCTTCTTCTGCTTTATGGAACAAAGGGAGTTATAGTGTGAGCAGTTTAGTTCCCACCACAGACATCCGGGGAGTATTCAGGGATGCCATCCCGGATATCGGGTGTTACGAACTGGCTTCGAGGCTGTACTATGTAAATAATGCCACCGGAACGGATGCTGCAGGTTATGGGTTGAATTGGTCGAATCCCTATAAGACGCTCTCCTACGCCATCAGCCAGTACAGTCAATATGATTATCCCCAGATTTGGGTAGCTGCCGGAAACGCAAATTATACCCCCGCCTCAGGTTCTTCGTTTCTCCTGAACAAGAACATGTCTATCTACGGAGGTTTTGCCGGGAATCAGGCAACGGAATATCCTACTACTCTATCCATGATAAGTACGATTTTGAATCATCGTAATTTGAAGGTACATCAGACTACATTAGCAGGAAATTCATCTGCAACGGTAGTAGGGCCTGCCTCAAATTATGCATCCGTGGGAAGTATTGCCGCTTTACTTGACGGATTTACAATTACCGGCGCTACCACCGGAAATTTTGCCGTGGTAACGCCTACAGATACAGTAAAAGTAGAAAACTGCAAAATCATTAATAATAGCGGAGGAGGCCTTAGTTTAGGCAGTACTTCGAAAGCCATTAATCTTCTGGTAGCCGATAACAGCGGCGTAGGAATTAACTTTGCAGGTGCTTCGGCTAAGGTAGTTAATGCAACTATTACCAATAACACCGGAGCCGCTATTGCATGCAGCGACGGATCTAATACAGTGGCAAACTCCATTGTATGGAACAACTATAACAACTTCTCGGGATCAACAGCACCGGCTGTTACCTATAGTGCCGGTTCTTCCAATTATGGAAGCATGACATGGTCGTCTGGTACAGGAGATATTGACCTGCTGCAGCGTTCTCCCAACTTCAAAAATCCAAAGAACAATAATATCCTTAACCGGAACTACGAACTCCTGCTGATCTCTCCCTGTTTGGGAAACGGGTCGGTAGCTGCCAATCCTCTTACCATCGATGCCAACGGAAATCCCCGTACCTATAACAGTACCATTGACATGGGCGCATTTGAAAAATGGGATGGCGTCACCGTGAATGGCAGCACTCTATCCGATATCCGCACCGGAACCTCATACACTCCCGCCACATTAGCCGCTGCTGCAAAGGATAGCCTGGAAATCTGTGTTACTCCCGGAACTAACTTTGCTATGGGAAATGCTTCCATCGACACTCATTGGCTCGAACTTATGCAGGATACCGTATCAACCCATTTAGCCGCACAGCTCTCCATCGGAACATTAACAGCGGACTCGGTCCTCTATGTACGCCGTTTCTCAAAAACATTGCCAGGAGCGGATGGATCGCTCGGTATCTGGACATTCCTGGGATTACCCTTGACTACAGCTTCTTTATCTTCCCTTGACGGCGCTGTTGATGAAAATACGGTACGTATCGAAGGATACAGTGAAAATGCAAGGGCTGTCAACGGCGTTGGCTACGCCTGGGCATCTGCCCGCCTAACGGCTGACTCCACCATGCGGGCCGGCAAAGGATATGCCCTCTCCTTTAATCAGAAGGTGCCTCAGAATGATATCGGGCAAACGGTAATCTTCCCATCGCCTTCGCAGGTTACTTTTAATGAGACAGCATCTCCTGTAACGCAAAATATGACGCTAGCTGAAACCCCGTCAGGTACACCAAGTCCCCTTTGGTACAACTGCGGATGGAACCTGATTGCAAACCCGTTGCCTCAAAGCTCAGTGATTAGTACGATGTGGAACTCTTCATCCTCTTCATACTATGGAGCCGTCTATGTGTACAAACCCTATACGGATAGTTACAATGTCGTTCCGGCCTCTGATATTATTGCTGCCACAGCCAACTCTACGATTGCACCGGGGCAAGCCTTCTTTGTACAAACCGATGTAAATGGGGCAACGACTGCCTTTCAGTCAACAAGTGCATCAAACCCTGTTTTGCAATCCGTGGCATACTCCCGTCCCGCAATGGCTGCGGCTGCTACCACTACTACTAAGCCTGCCACTTTCCAGTTCCATATCACAGGTGGCGGAGACTATTCCAATACCTACGTCATTTTCGATTCCCGTGCCCATACCGCTATGGAACCGATGGAAGATAACCCAACAATGGGGGGTATTTCCGGGGATCCTGCGTTGCAGCTCAGCACAACAGCTACCGGCAGTTCAATGCCGCTGGCTATAAACAGGCTTCCTTTCTCCGGATCATCCATGACCGTGCCCCTACAACTATATGCTCCAAAAGCCGGAAGCTACACCATTACCATGCCCCAGTCGGACACCATTGCAAAGACCGTACTGCTGGAAGATTCCCTGGGAAACATGCATAACCTTTCTACTGGTGGATATACTTTCTCCACTGCACAGGATGGACTCTCCCTAAACTATATCCTGGTGTTTGGTTCTACAGCCCTCTCAGCTACCAAAGCAGACAAGGGCGTGAGCGTTATTCAGGACCACCGCCAGGTATGGGTCACCAGTGTCTCATCCATGCAACAGGTCATGCTTGTGGGTGAAAACGGACAAATCTGTTATAGCAGCAATCCCATGGCAACGCAGGTTTCCCTACAACTGCCCCAAACCCCGGCTCTCTATTTGCTCAAAATCGTTACCGCACAGGGAGTCGTTACAAAAAAACTCGTTAGCTGGTAA